A genomic segment from Saprospiraceae bacterium encodes:
- a CDS encoding ankyrin repeat domain-containing protein: MKKTRPSALLLEQGAEVNLQSYNGSTALIYAATFGQTEVAK; the protein is encoded by the coding sequence TTGAAAAAGACAAGACCTTCTGCCCTTCTACTGGAGCAAGGTGCGGAAGTTAATCTTCAAAGCTATAATGGTTCAACAGCCCTTATTTATGCCGCTACGTTTGGGCAAACGGAGGTTGCAAAGTAG